A portion of the Tenacibaculum todarodis genome contains these proteins:
- the ribD gene encoding bifunctional diaminohydroxyphosphoribosylaminopyrimidine deaminase/5-amino-6-(5-phosphoribosylamino)uracil reductase RibD, whose amino-acid sequence MQLAKNGIGNTRPNPSVGAVIVHDNKIIGEGFTSAYGGNHAEVNAINSVENKELLKQATIYVTLEPCSHFGKTPPCADLIVKHKIPNVVIGCVDTNSLVAGKGIERLENAGINVTVGVLEAECLEHHKRFFTVQNKKRPYIILKWAQTQDGFIAPISKDEQKPVWISNQYSQQLVHKWRSEEHAILVGTNTVVADNPKLNVRSWSGNNPVRIVLDANCRLDKKANVFDGSVETIVLVDSRNKKQEVGSNLIFEQIDFSKNIAKQICEVLQKHKIQSVIIEGGRQTLQTFIDENLWDEARVFTGETSFESGVAAPQFSAKLSSEEKIKSDTLKIYRND is encoded by the coding sequence TTGCAACTTGCTAAAAACGGAATTGGGAATACACGTCCAAATCCGTCAGTTGGTGCTGTAATTGTTCATGATAATAAAATTATTGGTGAAGGATTTACATCAGCCTACGGTGGAAATCACGCAGAAGTAAATGCTATAAATTCGGTTGAAAATAAAGAGTTATTAAAACAAGCTACAATTTATGTTACGCTAGAACCTTGCTCACATTTTGGTAAAACGCCGCCTTGTGCCGATTTAATTGTAAAACATAAAATACCCAATGTAGTAATTGGTTGTGTGGACACAAATAGTTTGGTTGCAGGAAAAGGAATTGAACGACTAGAAAATGCCGGAATTAACGTTACAGTTGGTGTTTTAGAAGCTGAATGTTTAGAACATCACAAACGTTTTTTTACAGTTCAGAACAAAAAACGACCGTACATTATTTTAAAATGGGCGCAAACTCAGGACGGGTTTATAGCTCCAATTTCTAAAGATGAACAAAAACCAGTGTGGATTTCCAATCAATATTCACAACAGTTGGTTCATAAATGGAGAAGTGAAGAACACGCAATTTTAGTAGGAACAAATACGGTTGTTGCAGATAATCCTAAATTAAATGTAAGAAGTTGGTCAGGAAATAATCCTGTAAGAATTGTGTTGGATGCAAATTGTCGTTTAGACAAAAAAGCGAATGTTTTTGATGGTAGTGTTGAAACAATTGTTCTGGTAGATTCAAGAAACAAGAAGCAAGAAGTAGGATCAAATTTGATTTTTGAGCAAATAGATTTCTCTAAAAATATCGCAAAACAAATTTGTGAAGTTTTACAAAAACATAAAATTCAGTCGGTAATTATTGAAGGAGGAAGACAAACGTTGCAAACCTTTATCGATGAAAATCTGTGGGACGAAGCGCGGGTTTTTACAGGAGAAACGTCTTTTGAAAGTGGAGTAGCAGCACCGCAATTTTCGGCAAAGCTTTCTTCCGAAGAAAAAATAAAAAGCGATACGCTAAAAATATATAGAAATGATTAA
- a CDS encoding HAD-IA family hydrolase: MIKNIVFDFGDIFINLDKQGTYKELAKLGVTEISEKMISVYHQYEKGLISTDEFVGFYHKEFNIDKDDLIRSWNAILLDFPKERLAFLKELAASEKYRLFLLSNTNELHISWIQEDWGMELYNEFKNCFEQFYLSHEINFRKPDSEIYQFVLDQNKLVAEETLFVDDLKENTDSAKEVGLQVWNLIPGEEDVTELFTKKEF; the protein is encoded by the coding sequence ATGATTAAAAATATAGTTTTCGATTTTGGTGATATTTTCATCAATTTAGACAAACAAGGAACTTATAAAGAATTAGCAAAATTAGGTGTTACAGAGATTTCTGAAAAGATGATTTCTGTATATCATCAATATGAAAAAGGCTTAATTTCTACGGATGAATTTGTGGGTTTTTATCATAAAGAATTCAATATAGACAAAGACGATTTAATTAGAAGTTGGAATGCCATTTTGTTAGATTTTCCGAAGGAAAGGTTAGCCTTTTTAAAAGAACTTGCTGCAAGTGAAAAATATAGATTGTTTTTATTAAGCAATACAAACGAGTTGCATATTTCTTGGATTCAAGAAGATTGGGGAATGGAATTGTACAACGAGTTTAAAAACTGTTTTGAGCAGTTTTATTTGTCGCATGAAATTAATTTTAGAAAGCCAGATTCTGAGATTTATCAATTTGTGTTAGATCAAAATAAGTTAGTTGCAGAAGAAACTCTTTTTGTAGACGATTTAAAGGAGAATACAGATTCAGCAAAAGAAGTAGGTTTACAGGTTTGGAATTTAATTCCTGGCGAAGAAGATGTAACAGAATTATTCACCAAAAAAGAATTTTAG
- a CDS encoding EamA/RhaT family transporter: MFKINTLQAIVVNYIIAFSFGIFTSDISMAVAEVPKQPWFIGAFCLGILFISIFNVMGITAQKNGLSVASVAGKMSVVIPIIFGIIVYNESVGIVKVVGILLALVAVYLSSAKNDNSPVKFKNLLFPLLLFVGSGVLDTALKYVETNSVSETNVPLFLATIFGCAFVLGSILIVIQIVRGKLKFQWKNVLGGIALGIPNYYSMEFLLKAFKTDIESSTLFTINNVGIVILTTVFALLFFQEKLIKKNWVGISLAVISIILVTFGS, encoded by the coding sequence GTGTTTAAAATTAACACGCTACAAGCAATTGTTGTAAATTATATAATTGCGTTTTCTTTTGGAATTTTCACATCAGATATTTCAATGGCTGTTGCAGAAGTACCAAAACAACCGTGGTTTATTGGCGCGTTTTGTTTGGGAATTCTGTTTATTTCTATTTTTAATGTAATGGGAATTACAGCGCAAAAAAACGGATTGTCAGTTGCGTCAGTAGCAGGAAAAATGTCTGTGGTAATTCCAATTATATTTGGAATTATAGTATACAATGAAAGTGTTGGCATTGTAAAAGTTGTTGGGATTTTATTGGCGTTAGTTGCTGTGTATTTGTCATCAGCAAAAAACGACAATTCTCCTGTAAAATTTAAGAATTTACTATTTCCATTATTGCTTTTTGTAGGTTCTGGAGTTTTAGATACCGCCTTAAAATATGTAGAAACTAATTCGGTTTCAGAAACTAATGTTCCCCTATTTTTGGCAACCATTTTTGGATGTGCCTTTGTGTTAGGAAGCATCTTAATTGTTATTCAGATTGTACGCGGAAAATTAAAATTCCAATGGAAAAACGTTTTAGGTGGAATTGCACTTGGAATTCCGAATTACTATTCAATGGAGTTTTTGTTAAAAGCCTTTAAAACAGATATAGAAAGTTCAACGTTATTCACCATAAATAATGTAGGAATTGTGATTTTAACTACTGTTTTTGCATTGTTGTTTTTTCAGGAAAAACTAATAAAAAAGAATTGGGTTGGTATTTCGTTAGCTGTAATTAGCATAATTTTAGTAACTTTTGGTTCTTAA
- a CDS encoding IMPACT family protein: MEEKDTYKTITSASEETLFKDRNSKFFGYAFPVFNEDDVKESLEILKKKHHSARHFCYAWQFGVEKIRFRANDDGEPSNSAGMPIYGQIQSFDVTNILIVSVRYFGGTKLGVGGLINAYRTSAQMALEASHIVEKTIDIQYKLTFEYDMMNKVQRVVKERNLNIIAQKLEMNCEYTISVRKKEAQTIFEIFNNLFKVEIKELE; encoded by the coding sequence ATGGAAGAAAAAGATACTTATAAAACAATTACTTCTGCTTCGGAAGAAACGCTATTTAAAGACAGAAATAGTAAGTTTTTTGGGTACGCTTTTCCGGTTTTTAATGAAGACGATGTTAAAGAGTCTTTAGAAATCTTAAAAAAGAAACATCATTCTGCACGTCATTTTTGTTATGCTTGGCAATTTGGAGTTGAGAAAATTCGCTTTAGAGCAAATGACGATGGAGAACCAAGTAATTCTGCCGGAATGCCAATTTATGGACAAATTCAATCTTTTGATGTAACCAATATTTTAATAGTTTCTGTCCGTTATTTTGGAGGAACAAAATTAGGTGTTGGCGGATTGATAAATGCCTACAGAACTTCGGCACAAATGGCTTTGGAAGCTTCTCATATTGTTGAAAAAACCATAGATATTCAATACAAGCTTACTTTTGAATACGATATGATGAATAAAGTACAACGTGTTGTAAAAGAACGCAACTTAAATATTATTGCTCAAAAATTAGAAATGAATTGCGAGTATACAATTTCAGTAAGAAAAAAAGAAGCACAAACAATTTTTGAGATTTTCAACAATTTATTTAAAGTTGAAATTAAAGAATTGGAATAG
- a CDS encoding META domain-containing protein produces MKLTKIVLLLMSVVVFQSCATKEKEVNKNLHDIWVVTQIDQKAIEKTAKTPRLEINLTTMKVMGNDGCNNFSGTLNEVSDTKFVVDNLASTRMMCPKMDVTDSFNKAINSVVSYKLEKLNLILFDANGKEVLKFLKVD; encoded by the coding sequence ATGAAACTTACTAAAATTGTATTGTTATTAATGAGTGTGGTTGTCTTTCAATCATGTGCAACAAAAGAAAAAGAAGTAAATAAAAATTTACATGATATTTGGGTGGTAACTCAAATAGATCAAAAAGCAATTGAAAAAACAGCTAAAACGCCACGTTTAGAAATAAATTTAACCACAATGAAAGTTATGGGAAACGATGGCTGTAATAATTTTTCAGGAACGTTAAATGAAGTTTCAGACACTAAGTTTGTAGTAGACAATCTTGCTTCAACCAGAATGATGTGTCCAAAAATGGATGTTACAGATAGTTTTAATAAAGCTATAAACAGTGTGGTTTCTTATAAATTAGAGAAGTTAAATCTTATTTTATTTGATGCAAACGGAAAAGAAGTTCTTAAGTTTCTAAAAGTAGATTAG
- a CDS encoding DUF3124 domain-containing protein yields MKNYILLILVLFLAVSCNEKKEISSVNPENWLKRKIDISKKDSLDYGKSYLSIYSQIYSISEHKRHNLTATASLRNTSDTDTIYLLKAKYYDTHGAVLRTYFDFPIYLAPMETTEIIIDESDIEGGTGSNFIFEWKTPKGTPEPLFEGIMNSTMGQQGLSFTTHAKRIK; encoded by the coding sequence ATGAAAAACTATATCCTGTTAATTTTAGTGTTATTTTTAGCTGTTAGTTGTAATGAGAAAAAAGAAATTAGTTCTGTTAATCCGGAGAACTGGTTAAAAAGAAAAATAGATATCAGTAAAAAAGATTCGTTAGATTATGGGAAATCGTATTTATCTATTTACTCTCAAATTTATAGCATTTCAGAACATAAAAGACACAATTTAACAGCAACAGCTAGTTTAAGAAATACTAGCGATACAGATACAATTTATCTTTTAAAAGCAAAATATTACGATACACATGGCGCAGTTCTTAGAACGTATTTTGATTTCCCTATTTATTTAGCGCCAATGGAAACTACCGAAATAATTATAGACGAATCGGATATTGAAGGCGGAACAGGTTCTAACTTTATTTTTGAATGGAAAACCCCAAAAGGTACTCCAGAACCATTATTTGAAGGAATAATGAACTCTACAATGGGACAACAAGGACTTTCTTTTACTACGCATGCTAAACGAATTAAGTAG
- the rpsA gene encoding 30S ribosomal protein S1, with product MSEETKNTTEEVVTTPEAVQETVNPAQFLATFNWHKYEEGIDEVDESKLAEFEKALEGTVGFVNERDVIEGTVTRITERDAIIDINSKSEGVISLNEFRYNQGLAVGDKVEVLVDKREDATGQLVLSHKKARVIKAWDRVNNAHETGEIVNGFVKCRTRGGMIVDVFGIEAFLPGSQIDVKPIRDYDQYVEKTMEFKVVKINHEFKNVVVSHKALIEAYLEDQKKEIIGQLEKGQVLEGVVKNITSYGVFVDLGGVDGLVHITDLSWSRINHPNEVVELDQKLNVVILDFDDNKSRIQLGLKQLSAHPWEALNTDLKVGDKVNGEVVVIADYGAFVEIEEGVEGLIHVSEMSWSTHLRSAQDFVKVGDKVEAQVLTLDREDRKMSLGMKQLHPDPWTDITSKYPVGSTHTGIVRNYTNFGVFVEMEEGIDGLVYISDLSWTKKIKHPSDFVSVGDKLEVQVLELDVENRKLNLGHKQTQDNPWDGHEATYALDSTHSGTIKDKNDKGATVTFADGVEAFVPGRLLEKEDGSKLGKGDSADFKIIEFSKEYRRIVASHTALFREEEKRNIKAAAKKAADVEKTTLGDIGGLAELKKKMDSKN from the coding sequence ATGTCTGAAGAAACAAAAAACACTACTGAAGAAGTAGTAACTACACCAGAAGCAGTTCAAGAAACTGTAAACCCAGCACAATTTTTAGCAACATTTAACTGGCATAAATACGAAGAAGGTATTGATGAGGTTGATGAATCTAAATTAGCAGAATTCGAAAAAGCGTTAGAAGGAACTGTAGGTTTCGTAAACGAACGTGATGTAATCGAAGGAACTGTAACAAGAATTACTGAGCGTGATGCAATTATTGACATCAACTCTAAGTCAGAAGGAGTTATTTCTTTAAACGAATTCCGTTACAACCAAGGTTTAGCTGTTGGAGATAAAGTAGAAGTATTAGTTGACAAAAGAGAAGATGCAACTGGTCAATTAGTATTATCTCACAAAAAAGCTCGTGTAATTAAAGCATGGGATAGAGTAAACAACGCACACGAAACAGGAGAAATCGTTAATGGTTTTGTTAAGTGTCGTACAAGAGGAGGTATGATTGTAGATGTATTTGGTATCGAAGCATTCTTACCAGGATCTCAAATTGACGTTAAGCCAATTAGAGATTACGATCAGTATGTAGAAAAAACTATGGAATTCAAAGTTGTAAAAATCAACCACGAATTTAAAAACGTAGTAGTATCTCATAAAGCGCTGATTGAAGCATATTTAGAAGATCAAAAGAAAGAAATCATTGGCCAATTAGAAAAAGGACAAGTATTAGAAGGTGTTGTAAAAAACATTACTTCTTATGGTGTGTTCGTAGATTTAGGTGGTGTAGATGGTTTAGTTCACATTACAGATTTATCTTGGTCAAGAATTAACCACCCTAATGAGGTTGTTGAGTTAGATCAAAAATTAAACGTTGTAATCTTAGACTTCGATGACAACAAATCTAGAATCCAATTAGGATTAAAACAATTATCAGCACACCCTTGGGAAGCTTTAAATACTGACTTAAAAGTTGGAGATAAAGTAAACGGAGAAGTAGTTGTAATTGCAGATTACGGTGCATTCGTAGAAATAGAAGAAGGTGTTGAAGGATTAATTCACGTATCAGAAATGTCTTGGTCTACACACTTACGTTCAGCTCAAGATTTCGTAAAAGTTGGAGATAAAGTAGAAGCGCAAGTTTTAACTTTAGACCGTGAAGACCGTAAAATGTCTTTAGGTATGAAACAATTACACCCAGATCCTTGGACAGATATTACATCTAAATATCCAGTAGGTTCTACGCACACAGGTATTGTACGTAACTATACAAACTTTGGTGTATTCGTAGAGATGGAAGAAGGTATAGACGGTTTAGTTTATATTTCTGATTTATCTTGGACTAAGAAAATTAAGCATCCATCAGATTTCGTATCTGTAGGAGACAAATTAGAAGTTCAAGTATTAGAATTAGACGTAGAAAACAGAAAATTAAACTTAGGTCATAAGCAAACACAAGACAATCCTTGGGATGGTCATGAAGCTACTTATGCTTTAGATTCTACACACTCAGGAACAATTAAAGACAAGAATGATAAAGGCGCAACTGTAACATTTGCAGATGGTGTAGAAGCATTCGTTCCTGGACGTTTATTAGAAAAAGAAGACGGAAGTAAATTAGGAAAAGGAGATTCTGCAGATTTCAAAATTATTGAATTCAGTAAAGAATACCGTAGAATAGTTGCTTCTCATACAGCTTTATTTAGAGAAGAAGAAAAGAGAAATATCAAAGCTGCTGCTAAAAAAGCTGCAGACGTTGAGAAAACAACTCTTGGAGACATCGGTGGATTAGCTGAGTTAAAGAAGAAAATGGATTCTAAGAATTAA